The Armatimonadota bacterium genomic sequence CAAACTCAACTTCATCGACGAACATCGATCTCTCGCATGAGGTCCTTCGAATCGACCGAGCGGGGCGCCAGTCTCATCGCTTTCTCCAGTTCGATTCTGGCCTCTGTTTTGTATTGGATCTTCGAGTAGGCGGCGGCCAAGTGGTACCGGATTTCCCAGCTAGTCGGGTCTCCGTGCACGGCTGCCTGAAGGTCTTCGATCGCTCGGTCGTATAGTCCCAACTTATAGAGCGCCCAGCCTCGACTGTCCAAATAGGTCGCCAAGCCGGGTCTCAGTTCGCAGGCTTTGTTCGTCAGTTGGAACGCCAACTCGGCGTCTCCGTCTGTATCGGCCAAGATGTAGCCGTAATTGTTCAAAACGAGATGATCGTTGGGCATGGCCTGCAGCGCTCGTTCGTAGGCGGCCAAAGCGCTCATGGTTAGACCGCTATCGGTGAGCGCCGCATCGCCGACGAATCGCCAATAGACCCCCTCCTCTTCCTGGTTCTTGAACCGTATAGTTTCGGCTTCGTTATCTAAGTAGGTAACCGCAAGGTCGGCTCGACCGTAGGCCAACAGCACCGTTGCGACGGCCATTCGGGAGTTTGCGTCGTTGGCGCCGGTTTGACCGATTTCCGAGGCGACGTTTAGGATGCTCTGACCATCGGCGGTCTGTATAGCCTCGGTTAGACGGTTCCATCCTTGCGGGCGTTCTGAACGAGCGAGAACGATGAGGGAAGCGAACCCGAGCAAGACGACGACCGTAGCGCGCCAAAGGCCTTCGCCCATATCCCTCAGTTTACCCGAGCGGGCAGGAGCGAGGCGGGCAGGGTCGAAACGGTTGTCTATGCGGCCGATAGCGTTCTGTGCCGCGTTCGCACTGTCCGCTCTGGTCGGTTCGACGCAGCCGGAGTTGAAGCAAGCCCTTAACGAGTTTCGCGAGCCGTTGCGCTTTGCGACGACCGTTTATGCCGAGGGTCGCTTGCTGTCTCATGCGATTTCGAGCAATAGCGCTCGATTTGTGTCGCAGCGGTATGCCGGATGGGGGTATTTGAGGACCGAATCGGCGGGGCGCGTTTCCGAGGTTTGGCAAACACCCAACGGCGTTTTTAGCATGACGGAGGGCGTTTTCAGGAGTGTGAGCCCTTTGGAAATGCGGCCCTCCGAGCAAGAGAACTCCGAATCGCGCCTCATAGCCCACCTCTCTCGGCAGAGCGATCTGTCGCCGACTGTCAGCAGCGGCAAAATGCCGGACGGACGTTCGGTGCGAGTCTATTCCGTTCGCACCGAATGGGAGGGAAGGGATCAAGCGGTCGAACTCTATCTGCATCTATTGCGACCTCGGTTATTGGGCTTTCAGGTGTGGGGTCGGCATCCATTGCGCGAGTCCAGAGCGATCAAGACCTCGACGTTCGACGACTTTCGAAACGTTTCGGGCCGCGCGGCTCCCCACCATCGGCGAGATTATTATGACGGTCAGCTCTTTGGCGAGATGCAGATCGCTAAGTTGGAGATCGCGTCCAGGATCGACGCTCGGGAGCGGTATCGGCGAGCCGTAGAGTTGAAGAGTTTTGCCGGCAGGCTGCCCTATGCGCATTCGGTGGGCTACCGAGGGCTCATGCCGATCGTTACTGTACAACTGAGAGGACCCGACGGCGTAAAGGACGCGAAGATGCTGCTCGATTCGGGCGCCAGCCAGACGATAGTCTCAAGGTCATTGGCCTCGTCGATCGGCCTCCGTCTTCTTGGCCGAATCAACATGAGGTCGGTCAGCGGCGGACTGACGCTGCACGGCGCTCGCGCCGGCATGGTGCAGCTTGGACGAGCGGCAGTGGGCGACAAGTGGATCGCAGTGGGCGATCTTGGTTTCATTTCGACCGCGCTGGGAGTGGAGGGCGTCTTAGGTTCGGATTTCTTGGGCCATTTTCGCGTAACGTTCGACTTCTCGAAGGGCGAAATTCGATTTGAGGACGCGCGGGAGCCGTATAAGAAGCCAAAAGACTCGATAGAGTTGGGTTTGCATTTTATCGCGGGGACGCCGACTTTTCGGTGCGAGGTGTCCAATTGGACCGAAGGCTGGCTGGTTTTGGATACTGGCGCGAAGTTTACTTCGCTACCGACCTCGATGGTGCCCGACCGGGCGAGACGAGCGTCTCAGCCCGTGATGGCGGCGACGGGCGCTACGGGGCTTTCGCAGGCGATGAGAGGCGCGAGAGTGGGAGACTTGAAGATCGACTCGGGCGGCGCCGACTTTGTGGTCGAAGACTTGGCATCGCTTTTCACGTCCAATGCCTCCAGCAGCATCATGCCAGGCACGGATGTGGGCGTGCTAGGCATCAATGTGATGCGGAGATTCGAGTTTACCGTGGATTACCGTTCGGGGAAGGCGTATGTTCGCCAGACGCCTCCGGGCAATGACAAGAACGCGAGCATTGGGGCTGTGTTGAGGCCTTCGGCAGAGCGGGCAACGGTGAGTTCGATGATCCCGGTATCGCCCGCTTCGGTCGTCTTGAAACGCGGCGACGTTCTGCTCAGCGTCAACGGTCGTTCGACCGAGGGCGCATCGCCAAGGGAAGTACAATCATGGTTGCGCGGACCGGAGAACACGCGCGTTCGGCTTGTGGTGTTAAGAGACGGAGAGTCGCTGGAGCTGAACCTGAGACGAGAGACGCTGCTTTACTGAAACTGGAGGAGAAAGAGATGGCAAAGATACGTGCGGCGATGGTAACGGACGTTGGCGGCATTGGGGACGAGTCGTTCAATGCATCGGCTTGGCAAGGATTGCAGATGGCCAAGCAGAAGTTAGGCGCCGAAGTGCGCTATTTGGAGTCGGCCACGGCTGCCGACTATGTGAAGAATCTGCGCGCATTGGCGGGGCAGAAGTACGACGTGGTTTTTGCGGTCGGGTTCTTGATGGAGAACGCCCTGAAGCAGGTTGCGCCTCGTTATCCTGCGGTCAAGTTCGCCATTATCGACGGTTCGGCTCCAGCGGCGGCCAATACCGTCTCGATCAAGTTTAACGAGCAGGAAGGCTCGTTTTTGGTCGGCGCTCTGGCCGCGGGAGTCAGCAAAAAGAAGATCGTGGGCTTTGTCGGCGGCATGAACGTGCCCTTGATCAAGAAGTTTGAGGCGGGCTATCGGGCGGGCGCTCAGACGATGGGGGCTGCTCGGACATTGGTCGGCTATACGGGCAATTGGGACGATGTGGGCAAGGGCCGCGAACTTGCGCTGACGCAGTTTCGACAGGGTGCGGACATTGTCTATCATGCGGCGGGTCGGTGCGGGATCGGTGTGATCGAGGCGGCCAAGCAGCGCGGCGCAGGCTATTACGCGATCGGCGTCGATATGGATCAAGACGGCCTGGCGCCCGGACGGGTGCTGACCAGCATGGTCAAGCGGGTCGATCAGGCGGTATTCGATGTGTGCAAGCGGGCATCGGAAGGGAAGTTTAAGTCAGGGCAGATCGTTTATGGCGTGAAGGAAGGCGGCGTGGGGATGAGCGCGATGAAGCACACCAAGAAGGACGTTCCCGCGCCGCTGTTGCAGAAGGTCGAGAGGTTGCGCGTTATGATCGTCAATGGGCAGCTGAAGCCTCCGGCGGACGAAGCCGCCTTGAAAAGCTTCAAGCCGCCCAAAGTGTAACGCTTAGCGGAAGCGCCAGAGCAAGTTGGCTCCGCCCTGTTGAGCCAAGATCGACTTGGCGGAGTAGTTCTTTGCATGGCCGTCCGCAAAGATTAGAAGGCACATGCCCTCGTCTCGGCCGGTCTTTTGATGCCGGCAGTAGAGCGGCTTGAGCTGTGCAGGGCGCAGATGATTGAGTTCGATGACGAGGTCTCGATCGGCTACCAAGGGTGTGCCCAGGCGCGGATCGACCGCGTTTTCCAAGCCGACGTAGGGATCGAAGACATAGCCTCGGTATTTCATTGCGCCAGGACCGCTTGCCGTGTCGCCGAACAAGGGAATGCGGGCGTCCTCTTCCAATTTTGCCGGGCCGAACATATCGGGGAATCCTTCGATTTGGGCAGGATCAAAAGCCGCCGCCGCGGTGTAGCCTATAGGCAGTCGGTCGCGGGTCGCCCATCGATTGCCGTAGGCAGCGTTTTCGGCGCTTGGACAGATAAAGATGCCGGTGTTCTTAACGTATGGCTGCATGATCGCCATCCAGACCCTCTCCGGAGAATCGGCGGGAGCGGCGTAGTTGGTCGATGGCGGAAAGGTCTCCGCCCAATCTTGCACGTACATCATGACTCCGAGGCCCAATTGGCGGCTGTTCGAGTGGCATGTGGTCATGCGCGCCTTCTCGCGCGCTTGGGCAAAGACGGGAAACAGAATCGCGGCCAAAATGGCGATGATCGCGATCACCACCAACAGTTCAATCAAGGTAAAGCCTCTTCGCATGCTCATCCTCCAGGGGAATTATAACCTAAGAATCGGGCTTTGCGCCCTCGGTCGCCATTCTTCTAAGGTTTTTACCGACCTGTTCCATAGGGTGATCCTCGCCTTGCTTCAATAGCGAGCCAAAGACGGGGCGTCCGACAACGTTTTCTTGCAGCCAGTCGCGGGCAAAGCGGCCGTCCTGGATCTCTTTCAACAGTTCTCGCATCCGAGCCTTGGTCTCATCGTTAACGATCCGAGGCCCGCGGGTCAGATCGCCGTAGAGCGCTGTATCGCTGATCGCTTGTCTCATGCCCGAGATGCCGCGCTCGTAGATCAGATCGACGATCAGCTTCAGTTGATGGACGCATTCGAAGTAGGCCAGCTCCGGCTGATAACCGGCTTCGGTCAGAGTCTCGTATCCGGCTGTCAGCAGGGCGGTCAGTCCGCCGACGATGACGGCTTGTTCGCCAAACAGGTCGGTCTCGCACTCTTCTTTGAAGGTCGTTTCGATCACGCCCGCACGGGTTCCTCCAATCGCTTTGGCATAGGCGAGCGCCGTAGCTTTAGCCGATCCCGAATAGTCGTGATGGACCGCTATCAGACAAGGCGCGCCAGAACCTTGAAGATAGAGGCGCCGAACCAGTTCGCCGACGCCGACCGGCGCGACCATGATCACATCCACATAGGACGGGGGGGGTATTTGTCCGAACGCGATGTTGAACCCATGAGCAAAGAGCAGCGTCTTGCCCGGTTGTAGATGAGGGAAAATGCTCTCGTTGTAGAGGTCGCGCTGATACTCGTCGTTGATCAGCATCGCCAACAGGTCGGCGCGCTCCGTGGCTTCGGCAATGGGGCATCGCTCAAAGCCGTCCTCGGCGGCGCGGTCCATCGACCGGCCCGGACGCGCGCCGACGATGACCTGGAGGCCTGAATCGCGCAGATTCAAGGCTTGAGCGCGACCCTGAGCGCCATAGCCCAGGGTTGCTATCGTTTTGTTCTTCAGTGCCGACAGATCGGCGTCTGAGTCGTAATAGAGGTCGGCCATCGAGCGCAAGTATACCGCTGAAAACTGGTAGGAGGCTTGGGACTTAGGTCGCCAAAACCGCGGTATAATCCGCCGCTGGACAATCCCCATGAGACGATCCCGAGACGACCTCAACCGAGAGCTTCACGGCGTGCGGCGGATGCCGATAGAGGAGAGAAGAGAGACCTATCAGCGACTGATCAACGAGGCGATGGAGATGGCCGAGCATGGTTTTGCCTCGAAAGTCATCCAGCAGTACGCAGCCGAATTGAAGCGGCACGGCAAGCCGATCGATGCCTTGAAGGTGTTGCGCCAAGCGGACGGGCTGCCGCGCGTTCTGCCAGGCATCTATGCCGTGATCGTGCGTCAAGAGATCTCGCTGATGATGGAGCTGGGCCGTTTGGACGAGGCGTGGGAGCGGCTTAAGACGGTCTTCAACAAGCGAGGCGTGCCGTTGGCGCAGTACGCTCATATGGTGCTTCTGTTGGGCGGTTACATGGCGGCCCAAGGGCGCAAAGGCTCGGCGATCGAGTGCTTTCAATTCTATGTGCGGCTGTGCGAGATGGTGGCCTTTCTGGAGAAGGAGAAGGTCTATCAGGGCTCCGCGTGGCATTGGCTCATGTTGCAAGCGCCCGATTGGATCATCCAGATCTGGCAGTCGAAGGAAGGCGATCTGCGCGAATTGGTGGCTCCCGCCATTGTGCAATTGTGCGAGGTTCAACGCCAATATCGCAGCCTTGCCATGCCCACCGATACGGTCTATTACTTTCTGCACGAGGTTGCGGAATGGTTGGAAGCGCAAGGAAACCAATCGCAAGCGGCCGTTGTGCGCGCCGTTATAGAATTGTCTGACGAAAAGGGCGAAGAATCGGAACCGATGGTGTAGGCCGCGCGTGGTACAATGCGTTACCCAACCCATGACACGGAGGTTCCCGGGAATGAAGTCCTTCTCGCTCGTTGCATTTCTCGCCGTCTCGATCGTTTTCGCCTTTGCTCAGCAGAGCCCGCCCGCGCAGATGATGCGCTATCCGGCCATCGGCAAAACGCACATTTGCTTTCTGTATAACAACGACCTTTGGGTTGTGCCTCGCATGGGTGGGATGGCGATGCCGCTCTCCAGCCCTTCTGGCCCCGAGAACTGGCCGCGCTTTAGCCCGGACGGCTCCCAAGTTGCGTTCGTCGCGAACTACGAGGGTGGGCGAGACATCTATACGATGCCTGTAACGGGCGGAGTTCCCAAGCGCATCACCCATCATCCCGGCAACGAGCAGCTTTTTGCCTGGATGAGCAACGGGAAATTGCTGTTTGGCAGCAGCGCCGAGGCGACCTTGCCCGGCTGGCCGATGATTTACACGGCGGCTTCGACGGGCGGCGCGTGGACAAGACTGCCGGTTCCCTACGGATTTAATGCGGCGCTGAGCGAGGACGGGCGATGGTTGGCTTATCTGCTTCAGCAGAACGATAGCGCCACTTGGAAACGGTATCAGGGCGGCCTTGCCCCAGATATCTGGCTGTTCGATCTTCAGACCAAGACCTCTAAACGCATTACCGAGTGGCCGGGCAACGACACGTTCCCCATGTGGCACGGTCGGTACGTCTACTACCTAACCGACGAAGGCCCAGAGAACCGTTTGAACCTGTGGCGCTACGACACGACCAACAATCGGCGCGAACAGGTTACGCGATATAGAGACTTTGACGTGAAATGGCCGTCCATTGGCGCCGACGCGATCGTCTTTCAGTACGGCGCCCAGATGATGGTGATGGACCTGCCGAGCCATTCTGTGCGTTCTGTGCCCGTTACCATTCCGGGCGATAAGGCACAGCTTCTGCCTCGCCAATACAACGTTGCCAATTCGGTCGCATCGTTCGGCATTTCGCCAACCGGGAAGCGCGCCGTTATCGAAGCGCGGGGCGACGTATGGTCCGCTCCGACCAAAGAAGGCAGCGTTCGCAACTTGACCGAATCGAGCGGTTATGCCGAGCGCAGCCCTGCATGGAGCCCCGACGGCAAATGGGTGGCCTATCTATCGGACCGATCGGGCGACTATGAGATTTGGCTGACGCCAGGGGACGGCAAGGGCGAGAGCAAGCAAGTAACGAAAATGGGGCCGGGATTCCGCCGAAATCTACAATGGTCGCCCGATAGCAAGATGATCGGCTTTACCGATCAAAAGGGCATCCTCAGCTACGCGGTCGTTGAGACCGGAGAGGTCAAGCAGGTCGATAAGGACATCTGGTCAAACCCGCCCGACTATGCCTGGTCGCACGACAGCAAGTACATCGCCTATGATCTGACCTCGCTCAATCGGCGGGCCTACGTCATGGTCTACGATGTCGAGACTGGTACGAAGCATCAGGTCTGCTCGGACATGTTCTCGTCGGGCAATCCGACGTTCGATAGGAAGGGCGAGTGGCTCTTCTATATCTCGCGCCAGGCATTCTCGGCGACTTACGACGACTTTGGCACCAACTGGATCTACAACAACTCCGAGGTCATTATCGCCGTGCCCTTGCGCAAGGACGTGAAGAATCCGTTCCTTCCCAAGAGCGACGAGGAGCCGGTGAAAGAGGAGAAGAAGGCGCAATCTAACGCGCGATCCGCTCCGATTGCATTCGTTGCGACCTTGGACGACGTTACGGGCGAGTGGAAGGGCAAAGTAACCGGCCCATCGCCGATCCCGCCAGACGGCCTGGACTTTACCATGAAGCTGACCATGGACGCCAGCAACAAAGTAACCGGCACGCTAGAAACGGTGTTGGCGAGCGGCGCCGTTGCCGGCAGTTACAACCCTGGCTCCAAGCAGTTGACTTTGACTGCGGACGTACAGGTCGCACAACTCGAAATGGTTGCGACTATCGCTGGCAGCAAAATGACCGGAACGGTCTCCGCGATGGGCCTTTCTTTTGCAATGAGCGCCGAAAGAACGGGCGGTGCGCCGACCGCGGCTGCTCAACCCGTACAGCCCGAGAAGAAGCCCGAAGAGACCAAACCGGAGGAGAAGAAGCCGGCCAAGTTCAGCATCGATTGGGACGGCATCGAAGA encodes the following:
- a CDS encoding tetratricopeptide repeat protein encodes the protein MGEGLWRATVVVLLGFASLIVLARSERPQGWNRLTEAIQTADGQSILNVASEIGQTGANDANSRMAVATVLLAYGRADLAVTYLDNEAETIRFKNQEEEGVYWRFVGDAALTDSGLTMSALAAYERALQAMPNDHLVLNNYGYILADTDGDAELAFQLTNKACELRPGLATYLDSRGWALYKLGLYDRAIEDLQAAVHGDPTSWEIRYHLAAAYSKIQYKTEARIELEKAMRLAPRSVDSKDLMREIDVRR
- a CDS encoding aspartyl protease family protein, which encodes MRPIAFCAAFALSALVGSTQPELKQALNEFREPLRFATTVYAEGRLLSHAISSNSARFVSQRYAGWGYLRTESAGRVSEVWQTPNGVFSMTEGVFRSVSPLEMRPSEQENSESRLIAHLSRQSDLSPTVSSGKMPDGRSVRVYSVRTEWEGRDQAVELYLHLLRPRLLGFQVWGRHPLRESRAIKTSTFDDFRNVSGRAAPHHRRDYYDGQLFGEMQIAKLEIASRIDARERYRRAVELKSFAGRLPYAHSVGYRGLMPIVTVQLRGPDGVKDAKMLLDSGASQTIVSRSLASSIGLRLLGRINMRSVSGGLTLHGARAGMVQLGRAAVGDKWIAVGDLGFISTALGVEGVLGSDFLGHFRVTFDFSKGEIRFEDAREPYKKPKDSIELGLHFIAGTPTFRCEVSNWTEGWLVLDTGAKFTSLPTSMVPDRARRASQPVMAATGATGLSQAMRGARVGDLKIDSGGADFVVEDLASLFTSNASSSIMPGTDVGVLGINVMRRFEFTVDYRSGKAYVRQTPPGNDKNASIGAVLRPSAERATVSSMIPVSPASVVLKRGDVLLSVNGRSTEGASPREVQSWLRGPENTRVRLVVLRDGESLELNLRRETLLY
- a CDS encoding BMP family ABC transporter substrate-binding protein: MAKIRAAMVTDVGGIGDESFNASAWQGLQMAKQKLGAEVRYLESATAADYVKNLRALAGQKYDVVFAVGFLMENALKQVAPRYPAVKFAIIDGSAPAAANTVSIKFNEQEGSFLVGALAAGVSKKKIVGFVGGMNVPLIKKFEAGYRAGAQTMGAARTLVGYTGNWDDVGKGRELALTQFRQGADIVYHAAGRCGIGVIEAAKQRGAGYYAIGVDMDQDGLAPGRVLTSMVKRVDQAVFDVCKRASEGKFKSGQIVYGVKEGGVGMSAMKHTKKDVPAPLLQKVERLRVMIVNGQLKPPADEAALKSFKPPKV
- a CDS encoding prepilin-type N-terminal cleavage/methylation domain-containing protein — its product is MRRGFTLIELLVVIAIIAILAAILFPVFAQAREKARMTTCHSNSRQLGLGVMMYVQDWAETFPPSTNYAAPADSPERVWMAIMQPYVKNTGIFICPSAENAAYGNRWATRDRLPIGYTAAAAFDPAQIEGFPDMFGPAKLEEDARIPLFGDTASGPGAMKYRGYVFDPYVGLENAVDPRLGTPLVADRDLVIELNHLRPAQLKPLYCRHQKTGRDEGMCLLIFADGHAKNYSAKSILAQQGGANLLWRFR
- the ilvC gene encoding ketol-acid reductoisomerase; the protein is MADLYYDSDADLSALKNKTIATLGYGAQGRAQALNLRDSGLQVIVGARPGRSMDRAAEDGFERCPIAEATERADLLAMLINDEYQRDLYNESIFPHLQPGKTLLFAHGFNIAFGQIPPPSYVDVIMVAPVGVGELVRRLYLQGSGAPCLIAVHHDYSGSAKATALAYAKAIGGTRAGVIETTFKEECETDLFGEQAVIVGGLTALLTAGYETLTEAGYQPELAYFECVHQLKLIVDLIYERGISGMRQAISDTALYGDLTRGPRIVNDETKARMRELLKEIQDGRFARDWLQENVVGRPVFGSLLKQGEDHPMEQVGKNLRRMATEGAKPDS
- a CDS encoding PD40 domain-containing protein, producing MKSFSLVAFLAVSIVFAFAQQSPPAQMMRYPAIGKTHICFLYNNDLWVVPRMGGMAMPLSSPSGPENWPRFSPDGSQVAFVANYEGGRDIYTMPVTGGVPKRITHHPGNEQLFAWMSNGKLLFGSSAEATLPGWPMIYTAASTGGAWTRLPVPYGFNAALSEDGRWLAYLLQQNDSATWKRYQGGLAPDIWLFDLQTKTSKRITEWPGNDTFPMWHGRYVYYLTDEGPENRLNLWRYDTTNNRREQVTRYRDFDVKWPSIGADAIVFQYGAQMMVMDLPSHSVRSVPVTIPGDKAQLLPRQYNVANSVASFGISPTGKRAVIEARGDVWSAPTKEGSVRNLTESSGYAERSPAWSPDGKWVAYLSDRSGDYEIWLTPGDGKGESKQVTKMGPGFRRNLQWSPDSKMIGFTDQKGILSYAVVETGEVKQVDKDIWSNPPDYAWSHDSKYIAYDLTSLNRRAYVMVYDVETGTKHQVCSDMFSSGNPTFDRKGEWLFYISRQAFSATYDDFGTNWIYNNSEVIIAVPLRKDVKNPFLPKSDEEPVKEEKKAQSNARSAPIAFVATLDDVTGEWKGKVTGPSPIPPDGLDFTMKLTMDASNKVTGTLETVLASGAVAGSYNPGSKQLTLTADVQVAQLEMVATIAGSKMTGTVSAMGLSFAMSAERTGGAPTAAAQPVQPEKKPEETKPEEKKPAKFSIDWDGIEDRSIRLGLAAGRVGRLAVNNRGHLLFTRPNENAIKLVDFSDGKTEEKSVATGAGNFDISADGTKIIFMRGGTPAIQDASAGANAENVITAGMTAIVEVREEWQQVFNDVWRLLRDIFYDPGMHGVDWPGVRRQYEPLLQYCNSREDVGFVIAEMISELNAGHVYYNPGATGEPQTTVSVGSLGADYELHDGAYRITQIYKGAAWDSDERSPIDQLGVSIKVGDYILAVNGKPIDTSKDIWAAFIGTANRPTTITVSSKPTKDADAKDVLVRPMGGDGGQRYRWAIERNRKYVEEKTGGRVGYIYVPDTGINGQTNLVRQFYGQMHKDALIIDERWNGGGQIPTRFIELLNRPVTNYWARRDGVDWPWPPDAHFGPKCMLINGPSGSGGDAFPYYFKQAGLGKLIGTRTWGGLIGLTGTPGLIDGSSLSVPTFGFYETDGTWGIEGHGVDPDILVWDDPAKMQNGGDPQLDAAIQHMLDELRRNPYKAPAKPAYPDRSGRGIPNRDK